From the Octadecabacter antarcticus 307 genome, one window contains:
- a CDS encoding DEAD/DEAH box helicase, which translates to MTNLDPNVFCKKLSATLARFVATSTPINETRAPVLSNGLRDIVSRLDFVKGPYVETLPDFEKSRSLCGLHADGKLHDDWKHLHLTADGLWNRPLHAHQEKALLRDDNFLVATGTGSGKTESFLFPMVDQILKDGDLGRPGVRAILIYPLNALASDQHHRIAQLLFRDLGNPGITLGRYTGQVASNSKRESEKTYLRSTPTFIDAFGDDAEIPDEWLLSREEMRDQPPHILITNYAMLEHILLLPTNRRLLQNADLKFIVLDEIHTYAGAQAIEVAFLLRRLKAHLGVPEDRLRCIGTSASLDEGRKAELADFASRLFGESFNGELSVITSKHKLHLSLSDTPRPSGLTAAGWKRAGDLAVAVKVAEQEGREMEPEGWNYEAEFNKVPQLSLPSVDGAIGDKLIDLLGQFEEVSIIARKLHAGAVPFEILAREVFPDAGDEAGDALSGLIAIGVLAVSENAAVFPLLPARYHLISRAPDRVAVSFEKGKPEQIGEIVIGAETDDNDKPAYEMFVCRNCGEPYVEAWQGAGNLSAVKNGGPRHLLRLMPGDMAAEEEGDEDEREAPTMLTFDPESGEVLDTDAPIGVQLEDVHLREDPDDGSRYLHRCSACNRRPARFQEPVTRVRPGDEALAAVAAQALLEALPKAENGRDAPMGGRNLLTFSDNRQDAAFFAPFFERTSREQAIRAAMLYVVNRNGSTDIESLVGDVKRRLESDGLRLYRPGVEPAREKGENLRLRLKALIAAELTVFGKGRLSLEGFGLIGVDYKNIDRLTNGVAGEMPVELKLYAQPFCRHVLKLMREHRALAWEASGMIDLEDESIWTRMANQRNRAMTLEPNTRSSLAFSLIPAGNRANRFTTLLRKMANAKRVAIDENQIRDILSKFWKIIEHPRMMTAKHGVGRGLKLDDDFLVRPGSEVSLYQCKKCGGRTQFDTAGVCPSMGCKGNLIEIDATERAQLAKKNHYVVRYHERPLMGIAREHTAAIAGDVRARIEESFKTGETNLLSCTTTMEMGVDLGDLEAVLCKNVPPSISNYQQRAGRAGRRAQVAPLVLTTSRSGRFDRAVFEEFSKYLATKPGVPYLSLDNASFFQRHQVSMLLARFLDHRLVNYTRNGAPRLRDVLGEALTTANRKAFEDDLHDWASRSQHDIRRAASLGKHLPIKNQGIALNEANLIALTKTRVLAFADAIWGRWQTMQDSIDELEKKRKKLDKNDVDSFTKIDRGLNALRIQQRLYTNQFLVDQLSRRAVIPTYSFPVHSVSLEVLNTSGQDRQNALLELDRDGAIGISEYAPGSEVVAGGRVWVSDGISKRSKFTGDDAFIDRAHYRVCESCHSPQITEDRRDPEKDCHQCGASFSKPNRTREFIRPHGFLTSVQDGQGRDPGASRIRPVATEEAMLLTEAPLSKYVETDVHQIRTFHAPGSNVKDEDLGRIIMVNKGRHGGGFGWCRSCEHAVPFTGSGPEGRWQQSGVLQEHINPRTGLRCGANLTQRIYPVDLTHVFETDVRGIMFDSTPTDCNGVSIVAASSPDRTLQEALRLGAAELLETDARDIKALVQKLQGRTVIVLYDSVSGGAGYTTRLTSEKGFLASDLLRSAQAILNCPNKECVTSCTRCLNDYSNQRYWAEFDRKSALRWINEILASGDHAQGDAASNATESDE; encoded by the coding sequence GAACCGGCCATTGCATGCCCATCAGGAAAAAGCACTGCTGCGCGATGATAACTTTCTCGTCGCCACAGGCACTGGCTCGGGTAAAACCGAGAGCTTTCTTTTCCCGATGGTTGACCAAATTTTAAAAGACGGTGACCTTGGTCGACCAGGCGTGCGTGCCATCCTTATTTACCCTTTGAACGCTCTGGCAAGTGACCAACACCACCGGATTGCGCAGCTGCTGTTTCGCGACCTCGGAAACCCTGGAATCACGCTTGGCCGTTATACCGGGCAGGTGGCGTCGAACTCGAAACGAGAGTCTGAAAAGACGTATCTCCGCTCCACACCAACATTTATTGATGCGTTTGGAGACGATGCTGAAATCCCAGATGAGTGGTTGTTGTCGCGCGAAGAAATGCGTGATCAACCACCGCATATCTTGATTACGAACTACGCGATGCTGGAGCATATTCTGCTGCTGCCGACGAACCGCAGACTTCTTCAGAATGCGGACCTGAAGTTCATTGTGTTGGACGAAATTCACACTTATGCAGGGGCGCAGGCTATTGAGGTAGCCTTCCTGTTGCGCCGCCTGAAAGCGCATCTCGGTGTGCCGGAAGATAGGCTTCGTTGTATCGGAACATCGGCATCTCTTGATGAAGGTCGTAAAGCGGAGCTCGCGGACTTTGCTTCTCGCTTGTTTGGCGAGTCATTCAATGGTGAACTATCGGTCATCACATCGAAACATAAACTTCATCTAAGCCTGTCTGATACACCGCGGCCCAGTGGATTGACCGCCGCGGGCTGGAAGCGCGCTGGAGATTTGGCTGTTGCAGTTAAAGTTGCGGAGCAAGAAGGCCGCGAAATGGAGCCGGAAGGCTGGAACTATGAAGCCGAGTTTAACAAGGTGCCTCAGCTTTCCCTGCCATCTGTTGATGGCGCCATTGGAGACAAGTTGATCGACCTCTTGGGTCAATTTGAAGAGGTCTCCATCATCGCTCGAAAGCTTCATGCTGGCGCGGTTCCGTTTGAGATTTTGGCACGCGAGGTTTTCCCTGACGCTGGAGATGAAGCAGGCGACGCATTGTCCGGCTTGATTGCCATTGGCGTTTTGGCTGTCAGCGAAAACGCGGCTGTTTTTCCGTTGCTACCGGCGCGCTACCACTTGATTTCGCGTGCGCCGGATCGGGTTGCGGTTTCATTTGAGAAAGGCAAGCCTGAGCAAATTGGTGAAATTGTCATTGGGGCTGAAACTGATGACAATGACAAGCCGGCTTACGAGATGTTCGTCTGCCGGAACTGTGGTGAGCCGTATGTCGAGGCTTGGCAAGGGGCGGGCAACCTGTCCGCTGTGAAAAATGGGGGTCCTCGGCACTTGCTTCGTTTGATGCCCGGTGACATGGCAGCCGAAGAAGAAGGGGATGAAGACGAGCGGGAAGCACCAACGATGCTGACCTTTGACCCTGAGTCCGGCGAAGTTCTTGATACGGATGCCCCTATCGGAGTCCAGTTGGAGGACGTGCACCTTCGAGAAGATCCAGATGATGGGAGCCGCTATCTTCACCGTTGCAGTGCTTGCAATAGGAGGCCGGCTCGATTTCAGGAGCCTGTGACCCGTGTAAGGCCTGGTGATGAGGCATTGGCAGCAGTGGCTGCCCAGGCCCTGCTTGAAGCGCTTCCGAAGGCGGAGAATGGGCGAGATGCTCCGATGGGTGGTCGCAACCTTCTTACGTTCTCGGATAACCGGCAAGACGCAGCCTTTTTTGCACCGTTTTTTGAGCGAACATCTCGGGAGCAGGCCATTCGGGCGGCGATGCTTTATGTAGTTAATCGCAATGGCAGCACAGACATCGAAAGCCTAGTCGGGGACGTGAAGCGCCGCTTGGAATCTGATGGGCTGCGGCTGTATCGCCCCGGAGTGGAGCCAGCCAGAGAAAAGGGCGAGAATTTGCGCCTACGCCTCAAGGCATTGATTGCCGCTGAGCTGACGGTTTTTGGCAAAGGTCGTCTAAGTCTTGAGGGATTTGGCCTAATCGGTGTTGATTACAAAAACATTGATAGGCTGACAAATGGTGTTGCAGGCGAAATGCCGGTTGAGCTCAAGCTCTATGCGCAGCCCTTCTGTCGTCATGTCTTGAAGCTGATGCGTGAGCATCGTGCTTTGGCATGGGAAGCGTCTGGCATGATTGACCTGGAAGATGAATCGATCTGGACACGGATGGCTAATCAGCGAAATCGCGCGATGACGCTGGAACCTAATACTCGTTCGTCGCTAGCGTTTTCTTTGATCCCGGCAGGCAATCGTGCCAATCGGTTCACTACTTTGCTTCGGAAAATGGCTAATGCGAAGCGCGTCGCAATCGACGAGAACCAGATCCGTGATATTTTAAGTAAGTTCTGGAAAATCATTGAGCATCCTCGCATGATGACAGCCAAGCATGGTGTCGGTCGCGGTCTTAAGCTTGATGACGATTTTCTTGTCCGCCCTGGGTCAGAGGTGTCTCTCTACCAATGCAAAAAGTGCGGAGGACGCACTCAGTTTGACACTGCAGGCGTTTGCCCTTCGATGGGCTGTAAGGGCAACCTGATTGAGATTGACGCGACGGAGCGAGCACAGCTCGCCAAGAAAAACCATTACGTCGTCCGATATCATGAGCGCCCATTGATGGGAATCGCCCGTGAGCATACTGCTGCAATCGCAGGTGATGTGCGCGCGCGTATCGAAGAGAGCTTCAAAACCGGTGAGACGAACCTATTGTCTTGCACCACTACCATGGAAATGGGGGTGGACTTGGGTGATCTTGAAGCGGTGCTCTGCAAGAACGTACCGCCGTCAATTTCGAACTATCAACAGCGTGCGGGCCGGGCGGGGCGCCGTGCACAGGTTGCGCCACTTGTGCTAACCACATCGCGCTCTGGCCGGTTTGATCGGGCTGTTTTTGAGGAGTTCTCCAAATACCTAGCGACCAAACCTGGTGTCCCATATCTGAGTTTGGACAACGCCAGTTTCTTCCAAAGGCATCAGGTCTCTATGCTTTTGGCTCGCTTCCTCGATCATCGTTTGGTGAACTACACGCGAAATGGTGCGCCGCGCCTGCGTGATGTTTTGGGTGAAGCTCTGACCACTGCAAATCGGAAGGCGTTTGAGGACGACCTTCATGATTGGGCTTCGAGGTCCCAGCACGACATTCGTCGTGCAGCAAGTCTTGGCAAGCATCTACCCATCAAAAATCAAGGAATTGCGTTGAATGAAGCTAATTTGATCGCGCTGACCAAAACGCGGGTTTTGGCTTTTGCTGATGCTATCTGGGGTCGTTGGCAAACCATGCAGGATTCGATCGATGAACTGGAAAAAAAACGAAAGAAGCTGGACAAAAACGATGTAGATAGTTTCACCAAAATTGACCGTGGGCTCAATGCTCTGCGTATCCAGCAGCGGCTTTACACAAACCAGTTTCTTGTGGATCAACTGTCACGTCGGGCCGTGATACCAACCTATTCCTTCCCTGTTCACTCGGTGTCGCTGGAGGTTCTGAACACAAGTGGTCAGGACCGTCAAAACGCTCTGCTTGAATTGGATCGCGATGGTGCGATCGGTATTTCGGAATACGCACCTGGCTCAGAGGTCGTGGCCGGTGGGCGTGTATGGGTTAGCGATGGTATCTCGAAGCGCTCAAAATTTACTGGTGACGATGCCTTTATTGACCGCGCGCACTATCGTGTGTGCGAGTCTTGTCATTCGCCTCAAATCACCGAGGATCGGCGTGATCCGGAAAAAGACTGCCATCAATGTGGCGCATCCTTCTCCAAACCAAACAGGACCCGTGAATTCATTCGCCCACACGGGTTCTTGACGTCTGTTCAAGATGGTCAAGGTCGTGATCCTGGCGCAAGCCGCATCCGGCCGGTTGCAACCGAAGAAGCCATGCTGCTGACGGAAGCTCCGTTGTCCAAATATGTTGAGACGGATGTGCATCAAATTCGGACATTCCATGCTCCGGGCTCAAATGTAAAAGACGAGGACCTTGGCCGAATTATTATGGTCAATAAGGGCCGACATGGCGGGGGATTTGGTTGGTGTCGATCGTGTGAGCATGCTGTGCCATTCACTGGGTCTGGTCCAGAGGGTCGTTGGCAGCAGAGTGGCGTACTGCAGGAGCATATTAACCCCCGGACAGGCCTTAGATGCGGTGCAAACCTTACTCAGCGCATTTACCCCGTGGACCTTACCCATGTGTTTGAAACCGACGTGCGTGGTATTATGTTTGATAGTACACCGACGGACTGCAATGGTGTTAGTATTGTTGCTGCCTCAAGTCCTGATCGAACCCTTCAGGAGGCACTGCGCCTTGGTGCTGCAGAGTTGCTAGAAACTGACGCTCGAGACATAAAGGCCTTGGTTCAAAAGCTTCAGGGTCGGACCGTAATTGTTCTTTATGACTCTGTTTCGGGGGGGGCTGGCTACACTACCCGCCTAACGTCTGAAAAAGGATTTTTGGCGTCGGATTTGCTGCGGTCTGCACAGGCAATCTTGAACTGCCCAAACAAGGAATGTGTGACGAGCTGCACGCGGTGTTTGAACGACTATTCCAACCAGCGCTACTGGGCGGAGTTTGATCGTAAAAGTGCCCTGCGGTGGATTAACGAGATTTTGGCGAGTGGCGATCATGCCCAGGGTGATGCCGCCAGTAATGCAACTGAAAGCGATGAATGA
- a CDS encoding tyrosine-type recombinase/integrase translates to MPKLTETFSNKLPHAKAGTDKYWDAEIKGLVLFVGKRSKTWYFQKDVGGQTKRILIGRFPIISAQAARQTALGFALEMGRGAGKAAQIGAPTLEAAMEVYLARPKLRSETNKVGMRAQLTLHLKDWMRLPLDEISKSMAVRRHHDMAGSPSAANHVLRSFRAIYNHARRTCDLPECPTMAIEWFEDKPDGRIIENLKHWRKTIDDLPNPIHRVFYELLLFTGLRKTEVFTLKWEQILEDRIHLPMTKNGRSFDLPISQLHHEILAPLRPLSSDWVFPSPKSETGHITRPVRLKYNPHMHRRTFATVAMEAGVLEEIVGRLLNHTPLSITGQRYVRPSLDALRPSMEIACAEILNRIDN, encoded by the coding sequence ATGCCAAAGCTTACAGAGACGTTTTCTAACAAATTGCCGCATGCGAAAGCAGGGACGGACAAGTACTGGGATGCTGAAATCAAGGGGTTGGTTCTCTTCGTAGGAAAGCGCTCGAAGACCTGGTACTTTCAGAAGGACGTTGGTGGTCAGACCAAACGTATTCTGATTGGCCGGTTTCCCATCATCTCGGCGCAGGCCGCACGGCAGACTGCTCTCGGGTTTGCCTTGGAGATGGGCAGAGGGGCAGGGAAGGCGGCTCAGATTGGCGCGCCCACTTTGGAGGCCGCAATGGAAGTGTATCTGGCACGTCCAAAGCTGCGTTCTGAGACCAACAAGGTCGGGATGCGCGCCCAGCTTACACTTCATCTAAAAGACTGGATGCGCCTGCCCCTGGACGAGATCAGCAAATCAATGGCGGTACGCCGTCATCACGACATGGCTGGATCGCCGTCAGCCGCCAATCATGTGCTTCGCAGCTTTCGCGCCATCTATAACCATGCCCGCCGGACTTGCGATCTTCCGGAATGTCCGACCATGGCAATCGAATGGTTTGAAGATAAGCCGGACGGGCGGATTATTGAGAACCTGAAGCACTGGCGGAAGACGATTGATGATCTGCCCAATCCAATCCATCGGGTATTCTACGAGCTTCTGTTGTTTACCGGCCTTCGCAAAACTGAAGTGTTCACCTTGAAGTGGGAGCAAATACTGGAAGATCGGATCCATCTGCCAATGACGAAGAATGGCCGGAGCTTCGACCTTCCTATCTCGCAGCTGCACCATGAGATCTTGGCACCACTTCGCCCTCTCAGCAGCGACTGGGTGTTTCCATCACCAAAATCAGAGACAGGTCACATCACGAGGCCGGTAAGGCTCAAATATAATCCCCATATGCATCGCCGGACATTCGCGACGGTTGCGATGGAAGCAGGCGTGCTGGAGGAGATTGTAGGGCGGTTGCTCAATCACACGCCATTGTCGATCACTGGGCAGCGATATGTGCGGCCGTCGTTGGATGCGTTACGTCCGTCGATGGAAATTGCCTGCGCCGAAATCCTGAACCGCATCGACAACTGA
- a CDS encoding Lrp/AsnC family transcriptional regulator: protein MDEKDTQIIRVLQRDGRITNQDLAAEVNLSPSPCLRRVKLLEQGGVIKGYCADIDAKTYGLPLTVFVRVSLDSHTEATVMQFEQDIARVDQVLECFVMTGVSDYLLRVVVADLSDYENFVRRKLHPIGGIASIDSSFVYGVVKKTNVFPITG, encoded by the coding sequence ATGGACGAAAAAGATACGCAGATCATCCGCGTTTTGCAACGAGACGGCCGCATAACGAACCAAGACCTTGCCGCCGAAGTGAACCTATCTCCCTCTCCCTGCCTGAGGCGGGTCAAATTGTTAGAACAAGGTGGCGTAATTAAAGGTTACTGTGCCGACATAGATGCCAAAACTTACGGTTTACCCCTGACAGTGTTTGTCCGTGTCAGCCTAGACAGCCATACGGAAGCGACAGTGATGCAATTTGAGCAAGACATAGCGCGCGTTGATCAGGTGCTGGAATGCTTCGTGATGACCGGCGTATCTGATTACCTCCTCAGAGTTGTTGTGGCAGACCTATCTGACTATGAAAACTTCGTACGCAGAAAGTTGCACCCAATTGGTGGAATTGCCTCCATAGACAGCAGCTTTGTCTACGGCGTGGTCAAAAAAACCAATGTATTTCCAATAACTGGATGA
- a CDS encoding methionine gamma-lyase codes for MRNRPDSFATRAIHHGYDPMENEGALTPPLHLTSTFAFETAEAGGEMFAGERAGHIYSRISNPTCELLEKRIAVLEGAEAGLALASGMGAISATMWTLLAPGDEIILDKTLYGCTFSFMQHGLAKFGVIVTHVDLTTPENLAAVISDKTKVVYFETPANPNMRLVNIEAVSAIAHAHDAYVVVDNTYATPYLTQPISHGADIVVHSATKYLGGHGDVIAGLLVGSTELVSEIRLSGMKDMTGAVMAPFNAMLILRGLKTLELRMDRHCASAGTIATLLEQSYGVQKVWYPGLDSFEQRGVAKRQMAQFGGMIAFELGGGIDAGRSMMNKLQLITRAVSLGDAETLVQHPASMTHSTYTPEERALHGISEGLVRLSIGLEGIDDVIFDLEQALPKRPVRSAA; via the coding sequence ATGCGCAATCGTCCTGACAGCTTTGCCACCCGTGCCATTCACCACGGCTATGACCCGATGGAGAATGAAGGTGCACTGACGCCTCCGTTGCACCTGACATCAACATTCGCATTCGAGACGGCAGAGGCTGGCGGGGAGATGTTTGCAGGTGAGCGTGCGGGGCATATTTACTCACGCATCTCAAACCCGACCTGCGAGCTGCTGGAAAAGCGCATCGCGGTGCTTGAGGGCGCAGAGGCAGGACTGGCGCTGGCGTCGGGAATGGGGGCGATCTCAGCCACGATGTGGACACTTCTTGCGCCAGGGGATGAGATCATTCTTGATAAAACACTGTATGGCTGCACGTTTTCCTTCATGCAGCACGGGTTGGCCAAGTTTGGTGTAATCGTGACCCATGTTGATCTGACAACACCTGAAAACCTGGCAGCAGTCATCAGTGACAAAACCAAGGTTGTGTATTTTGAAACACCTGCCAACCCCAACATGCGCCTTGTCAACATTGAGGCCGTTTCAGCCATTGCCCATGCACACGATGCTTATGTCGTGGTCGATAACACTTACGCGACGCCTTATCTGACGCAGCCGATCAGTCATGGGGCCGATATCGTTGTTCACTCCGCCACCAAGTACCTTGGCGGACATGGTGACGTTATTGCAGGCCTTCTGGTTGGTTCGACTGAACTGGTTTCTGAAATTCGTTTGTCTGGCATGAAGGATATGACCGGTGCGGTCATGGCGCCGTTCAACGCAATGCTCATCCTGCGGGGGCTCAAGACATTGGAACTCCGTATGGATCGCCATTGTGCTAGCGCAGGAACAATCGCCACCCTCCTTGAGCAATCATATGGCGTGCAAAAGGTCTGGTACCCGGGGCTTGATAGCTTTGAACAACGTGGTGTCGCCAAACGTCAGATGGCGCAATTTGGCGGCATGATTGCCTTCGAGCTTGGAGGCGGCATCGACGCAGGTCGCTCCATGATGAACAAGTTGCAATTGATCACGCGTGCCGTGTCGCTCGGGGACGCTGAAACGCTGGTTCAGCACCCTGCCAGCATGACTCATTCCACCTACACTCCCGAAGAACGCGCGCTGCACGGCATCAGCGAGGGGTTGGTGCGTTTGTCAATTGGTTTGGAAGGCATTGATGATGTGATATTCGATCTGGAACAAGCATTGCCAAAACGGCCCGTCCGCAGCGCAGCATAG
- a CDS encoding 1-deoxy-D-xylulose-5-phosphate synthase N-terminal domain-containing protein: MSDDLKTIEQRLLWLSHWMIHNANHIRPKADGIKVGGHQASSASIVSIMTALYFKILRPEDRVAVKPHASPIFHAIQYFMGNQTREKMENFRGFGGVQSYPSRTKDIDDVDFSTGSVGLGVAITSFASIVQDYIQAKSWGKDQQLGRMIALVGDAELDEGNIYEALQEGWKNDLRNCWWIIDYNRQSLDGVVREGLFKRVEQIFDAFGWDVVRVKYGVLQCAAFEEPGGEKLRKWIDDCPNQLYSALTFMGGAVWRQRLMDALGDQGDVTALIEKRSDEELAELMENLGGNCVTTMAHTFAAIDHDRPVCFLAYTIKGWGTPIAGHKDNHGGLMNKTQMAAWQTHMGVAKGEEWDKFATISDPDTFERRLSQTPFFAKGARRYRDDIIDVPAINLSSDREISTQMAFGKILDDLSKGDSLLAQRIVTTSPDVTGTTNLGPWVNRRKLFAREHQADTFKAENIPSTAKWEFTPGGQHIELGIAEMNLFLLLAAAGLSHSVFGKRLIPIGTVYDPFVSRGLDALNYACYQDARFMIVGTPSGVTLAPEGGAHQSISSPLIGMSQDGLAAFEPAFADELSVIMEWAFAYMQKNGEGDPDERTWLRDETGGSVYLRLTTNPIEQPGKRVDEDFRQGAIDGAYWLRKPGPNCEIVIAYQGAVAQEAIKAAGAISQGRRDVGVLAVTSSDRLNAGWTAAQRARSNGVLSAQSHIETLLSSLPRNCILITVIDGHPATLSWLGSVQGHQTVPHGVEHFGQTGTIADLYQHFRIDADALIQSASKLSHGRDISRNAIEGY; this comes from the coding sequence ATGTCCGACGACCTGAAAACCATCGAGCAACGCTTGTTGTGGCTGTCCCATTGGATGATCCACAACGCAAATCACATTCGCCCAAAGGCTGATGGGATAAAGGTCGGCGGACATCAGGCGTCATCGGCGTCGATAGTGTCGATCATGACTGCGCTTTATTTTAAGATATTGCGCCCCGAAGATCGCGTGGCAGTCAAACCCCATGCGTCGCCGATCTTTCATGCGATCCAGTATTTTATGGGCAATCAAACTCGTGAGAAAATGGAGAACTTCCGCGGCTTTGGTGGCGTTCAAAGCTACCCGTCGCGGACCAAAGACATTGACGATGTTGATTTCTCGACAGGCTCAGTTGGGCTGGGCGTTGCAATTACGTCTTTCGCATCCATCGTGCAGGATTACATCCAAGCCAAATCTTGGGGCAAGGATCAACAACTTGGGCGGATGATTGCATTGGTTGGGGATGCGGAACTGGATGAGGGCAATATCTACGAAGCCTTACAAGAAGGTTGGAAGAACGACCTGCGCAATTGTTGGTGGATAATTGATTATAACCGGCAGTCCCTTGATGGCGTGGTGCGCGAAGGATTGTTTAAGCGGGTAGAGCAGATTTTCGACGCCTTTGGTTGGGATGTCGTCCGTGTTAAATACGGCGTTCTTCAGTGCGCAGCATTTGAGGAACCTGGCGGTGAGAAGCTTCGCAAATGGATCGATGACTGTCCAAACCAGCTCTACTCGGCTCTGACCTTTATGGGCGGTGCGGTCTGGCGGCAGCGATTGATGGATGCTCTCGGTGATCAAGGGGATGTGACGGCGCTGATTGAAAAGCGCAGCGATGAAGAACTTGCAGAATTGATGGAAAACCTTGGTGGCAACTGTGTTACGACAATGGCACATACGTTTGCGGCTATAGACCATGATCGCCCAGTTTGTTTCCTCGCTTACACAATCAAGGGCTGGGGGACGCCGATTGCTGGCCACAAAGACAATCATGGCGGGTTGATGAACAAAACGCAGATGGCTGCGTGGCAGACGCATATGGGTGTTGCCAAGGGTGAGGAATGGGATAAGTTTGCCACCATTTCTGATCCGGACACATTTGAACGTCGGCTCAGTCAGACCCCTTTCTTTGCCAAAGGCGCGCGCCGGTACAGGGACGATATCATCGATGTTCCGGCCATTAACCTGTCGTCTGACCGTGAAATTTCAACTCAGATGGCGTTTGGTAAAATCCTCGATGATCTGTCCAAGGGTGACAGTTTGCTGGCGCAGCGTATTGTGACGACATCCCCAGATGTGACTGGCACAACCAATCTTGGGCCATGGGTCAATCGTCGAAAGCTGTTTGCGCGTGAACATCAGGCCGACACGTTTAAGGCCGAAAACATACCATCGACTGCAAAGTGGGAATTCACTCCGGGCGGACAGCATATCGAATTGGGCATTGCTGAGATGAACCTGTTCTTACTGCTCGCCGCTGCAGGGCTATCGCATTCAGTCTTTGGCAAGCGGTTAATCCCGATCGGTACAGTTTACGACCCGTTTGTGTCACGTGGCCTCGATGCGTTGAATTACGCCTGCTATCAGGATGCGCGATTTATGATTGTTGGCACGCCGTCTGGCGTCACATTGGCCCCCGAAGGCGGCGCGCATCAATCCATCAGTTCGCCGCTTATCGGCATGTCACAGGATGGGCTGGCCGCGTTTGAACCGGCATTTGCGGATGAGTTGTCTGTCATCATGGAATGGGCCTTTGCTTACATGCAAAAAAATGGTGAGGGAGATCCTGATGAGCGCACATGGCTGCGCGACGAAACGGGCGGGTCGGTTTATTTGCGATTGACCACCAACCCGATTGAACAGCCCGGCAAGCGGGTTGATGAAGATTTCCGCCAAGGCGCAATCGATGGTGCCTATTGGCTTCGAAAGCCGGGACCGAACTGTGAGATTGTGATCGCTTACCAAGGGGCGGTCGCTCAAGAGGCAATTAAAGCGGCTGGCGCCATTTCGCAGGGACGTCGGGATGTTGGCGTTCTGGCAGTAACATCTTCTGACAGGCTGAACGCCGGTTGGACTGCGGCGCAACGGGCGCGCTCCAATGGCGTCCTAAGCGCACAGTCGCATATCGAAACGCTACTGAGTAGTTTGCCGCGCAACTGCATTCTCATAACGGTCATAGACGGTCATCCAGCAACGCTGTCATGGCTGGGGTCGGTTCAAGGGCATCAAACAGTTCCGCACGGCGTAGAGCATTTTGGGCAAACTGGAACGATAGCTGATCTGTACCAGCATTTCCGCATTGACGCAGACGCACTGATACAATCGGCAAGCAAGCTATCCCATGGCCGAGACATCTCCCGCAACGCAATTGAAGGATACTAG
- a CDS encoding MFS transporter, producing the protein MLFITAFSTLITVYFAGHLTDRFGRLGMLGVGCVAISVALASYAIADGIGGWVIQASVLLGFGWGLTYALAPIALTTLISEEQRVRGFAILAIAVMAGFGLSPVLASILMNTGFSLNAAFYINSGLSALSAVSFFTLIKPVHRHAQQSESQIPSRLSFGSVLCILNSPARLPIIMVCIGASVFAGLNNFQTVFADERELNYADYFLVYTITVVIFRLVLARFKGGRNPYLTIAFLQYIMFGSVALFLVIGNNVPLYWLAAFLFGIGYGVSYPMLVAMVARDADNDLLAQTLQFFALSYFVGIFGFPLIAGWLIVEMGTSALLILAALLAGAEATMALIRALSGKSSV; encoded by the coding sequence ATGTTGTTCATCACGGCATTTTCTACGCTCATCACGGTCTATTTCGCGGGCCATCTCACGGATAGGTTTGGACGGCTTGGTATGCTGGGGGTTGGCTGCGTGGCGATTTCTGTGGCACTTGCATCTTACGCGATAGCGGATGGGATTGGTGGCTGGGTGATTCAAGCAAGTGTTTTGCTGGGGTTTGGATGGGGACTGACCTACGCGCTGGCACCCATCGCGCTGACTACGCTGATTTCTGAAGAACAGCGTGTCCGCGGTTTTGCTATTCTAGCTATAGCGGTTATGGCTGGCTTCGGACTATCGCCTGTATTGGCTTCGATATTGATGAACACAGGCTTTTCTTTGAACGCGGCATTTTATATAAATTCCGGTCTATCTGCACTGTCGGCAGTGTCGTTCTTTACATTGATCAAACCAGTGCACAGGCATGCACAACAATCTGAATCGCAAATTCCATCAAGGCTCTCGTTTGGTTCAGTCTTGTGCATTCTAAATTCACCGGCACGACTGCCGATTATTATGGTCTGCATTGGAGCAAGTGTGTTTGCAGGCTTGAACAATTTTCAGACCGTATTTGCGGATGAACGCGAGCTAAATTACGCTGACTATTTCCTAGTCTACACAATTACCGTGGTGATCTTTCGCCTGGTTCTTGCTCGCTTCAAAGGAGGTCGAAATCCCTACTTAACCATCGCTTTTCTGCAATACATCATGTTTGGGAGTGTAGCGCTGTTTTTGGTCATTGGTAATAATGTGCCTCTTTATTGGCTCGCCGCATTTCTGTTCGGCATTGGTTACGGCGTATCGTATCCTATGTTGGTGGCTATGGTTGCGCGCGACGCCGATAACGATTTGTTGGCGCAAACCTTACAGTTTTTCGCATTATCTTATTTCGTTGGCATCTTTGGTTTTCCGCTCATTGCTGGCTGGCTGATCGTTGAAATGGGTACGTCTGCCTTGCTGATATTGGCAGCCCTTCTTGCTGGGGCGGAAGCGACAATGGCGCTAATTCGTGCGCTGTCCGGCAAATCCTCAGTATGA